One region of Mucilaginibacter gotjawali genomic DNA includes:
- a CDS encoding ABC transporter ATP-binding protein translates to MIEIVDIYKTFGENAVLKGISANFKAGKNNLIIGSSGSGKTTLLKCIVGLHEPTKGEVYYDKENFTSMNFEGRVPIRKQIGMLFQNSALFDSMTVEQNIIFPLNLFTEMSKSEKLDRANFCLKRVNLEGKNKLYPSELSGGMKKRVGIARAISMQPKYLFVDEPNSGLDPKTAILIDELINEITEEFKTTTVVVTHDMNSVMGIGDNIIFLHNGEKWWEGSNHQIAHTDNKELNSFVFASKFMQAAREKL, encoded by the coding sequence ATGATTGAAATTGTTGATATTTATAAAACCTTCGGTGAAAACGCGGTGCTTAAAGGCATAAGCGCCAATTTTAAAGCGGGCAAAAACAACCTGATTATTGGCAGTTCCGGTTCGGGGAAAACTACGTTGTTAAAATGTATTGTAGGCTTGCATGAACCAACAAAAGGAGAAGTGTATTACGATAAGGAGAATTTTACATCGATGAATTTTGAAGGGCGTGTACCAATCCGTAAGCAGATAGGGATGCTTTTTCAAAACTCCGCATTGTTTGACTCTATGACCGTTGAGCAAAATATCATCTTCCCGCTAAATTTATTTACCGAAATGTCAAAGTCAGAAAAACTTGACAGGGCTAACTTTTGTTTAAAACGGGTAAACCTGGAAGGGAAAAATAAACTTTATCCTTCAGAGCTTTCAGGCGGGATGAAAAAGAGGGTAGGCATAGCCAGGGCCATATCCATGCAGCCCAAATACCTTTTTGTGGATGAACCCAACTCGGGCCTCGACCCCAAAACAGCTATCCTGATCGATGAACTGATCAACGAAATAACCGAAGAATTTAAAACCACTACGGTAGTGGTAACCCATGATATGAATTCAGTAATGGGGATTGGCGATAATATTATATTTTTGCATAACGGCGAAAAATGGTGGGAAGGTTCCAATCACCAGATCGCGCATACAGATAATAAAGAACTGAACTCCTTTGTATTTGCCAGCAAGTTTATGCAGGCAGCGCGGGAGAAGCTTTAG
- a CDS encoding RDD family protein, with protein sequence MQPSNKGNTYLLVINGKPEGPYSIEQLKALKIKPADFVRTEGMDDYKQAHEVAELRELFGFKKEAVIPQYFGSFDQRLTASALDWFFVLLVCVPIAFIVSVFIQDQAQRIMVAFSLAVIVPLVKIIYHIVMECSAKQATFGKQLIRIKVCDMEGKRISFGRSLWRNVAKLFSVAPFFLGYIFSFFNKTQQCMHDMLAGTLVMKDRLF encoded by the coding sequence TTGCAACCTTCCAACAAAGGTAATACCTACCTCCTCGTTATCAATGGTAAACCCGAAGGACCGTACAGCATTGAACAGTTAAAGGCCCTGAAAATAAAACCTGCCGATTTTGTACGTACTGAAGGCATGGACGATTATAAACAAGCTCATGAAGTTGCAGAACTCCGTGAGCTTTTTGGTTTTAAAAAGGAAGCCGTCATCCCCCAATATTTCGGCAGTTTTGATCAAAGGCTAACAGCGTCCGCGCTGGATTGGTTTTTCGTTCTACTGGTGTGTGTACCTATTGCATTTATCGTTTCGGTATTTATTCAGGATCAGGCGCAGCGCATCATGGTAGCCTTTAGCCTGGCAGTTATCGTTCCACTGGTAAAGATTATCTATCATATCGTTATGGAATGCTCGGCGAAACAGGCAACGTTCGGCAAGCAGCTTATCCGGATAAAAGTTTGTGATATGGAAGGCAAACGCATCAGCTTCGGCCGGTCGCTATGGCGAAACGTGGCCAAGCTATTTTCTGTAGCCCCATTTTTTTTAGGCTACATTTTCAGTTTCTTTAACAAAACACAGCAGTGTATGCATGATATGCTGGCGGGTACGCTGGTGATGAAGGACAGATTGTTTTAG
- a CDS encoding Gfo/Idh/MocA family protein: protein MNKLKWGIIGCGRIAHRFVQGLRAVPGTELVSVWSRRAEAVDSFVEQYGGRACRSVEELFLSDIDVVYIATLPDSHAQYSILALNAGKPVLCEKPAATNLAILDSILAIAREKGLLFMEGMKPPFFPLYQKLKEYLLIDPIGPVGYVRAGSSVADISRDHPNFSHDLVGGSIMQIGIYEAFLAIDWLGATKKVQALGRLGETGIDMFSIFQTEHENGYAQLYAGFDLHGKGDALICGTLGNVTIHKNWWNPARATIDYLDGRIVEIDEPFAAGGLNYEIAHFCELVRQHKAESPIISHEMSRQMIGMLDEARAQVGLKYKGE, encoded by the coding sequence ATGAACAAACTTAAATGGGGAATCATCGGCTGCGGTCGCATTGCTCACAGGTTTGTACAGGGGCTTCGCGCAGTACCCGGAACTGAGTTGGTATCGGTATGGTCGCGCAGGGCAGAGGCGGTTGATAGCTTTGTTGAACAGTACGGCGGTAGGGCTTGCAGATCGGTTGAAGAGTTATTTTTAAGTGATATAGATGTTGTTTATATCGCAACGTTGCCTGATAGCCATGCGCAATACAGTATTTTAGCGCTGAATGCCGGTAAACCGGTACTGTGTGAAAAGCCTGCGGCTACCAATCTTGCCATTTTAGACAGTATACTTGCCATAGCCCGCGAAAAAGGCTTGCTTTTTATGGAGGGGATGAAACCTCCATTCTTTCCCCTATATCAAAAACTAAAAGAATATTTGCTTATTGACCCTATTGGCCCGGTTGGTTATGTCCGGGCGGGGTCATCAGTGGCAGACATCAGCCGAGACCACCCCAATTTCAGCCACGACCTGGTTGGAGGCAGCATCATGCAGATTGGTATTTATGAAGCATTTTTAGCAATTGATTGGTTAGGCGCAACCAAAAAGGTACAGGCACTGGGCAGGTTAGGTGAAACCGGCATCGACATGTTTTCTATCTTTCAAACCGAACATGAAAATGGTTATGCCCAGCTGTATGCAGGTTTTGACCTTCATGGGAAAGGCGATGCCCTTATCTGCGGCACTTTAGGCAACGTCACCATCCATAAAAATTGGTGGAACCCCGCGCGTGCGACGATAGATTACCTTGATGGCCGGATAGTAGAAATTGATGAACCATTTGCTGCCGGTGGCCTTAATTACGAAATAGCTCACTTTTGCGAACTGGTCCGTCAGCATAAGGCGGAGAGCCCAATCATTAGCCATGAAATGTCCCGGCAGATGATCGGTATGCTGGATGAGGCAAGGGCACAGGTTGGTTTGAAATATAAAGGGGAGTAA
- a CDS encoding GtrA family protein has protein sequence MRNVHHALRRNILHSIDFFYTPFNKIMPLQTFRYAACGGVNTAFDIGLFTLSYHFIFNKRNLALGPLTLSPHIASLFFAFCFSLPSGFYLNRYIVFQHSGLKRHTQLVRYIIVVLICVVFNYLFLKLFVDYFGWYATPSKILTTVLITIFSYTSQTYFFFKLKPHNKA, from the coding sequence ATGAGAAACGTACACCATGCCCTGCGGCGGAATATTTTACACAGCATTGATTTTTTTTATACCCCGTTTAATAAGATCATGCCTTTGCAAACATTCAGGTATGCGGCTTGCGGCGGGGTAAATACCGCTTTTGATATTGGCCTTTTTACCCTAAGCTATCATTTTATATTTAACAAACGGAACCTGGCACTGGGCCCGTTAACGCTCAGCCCTCACATCGCCTCCTTATTTTTCGCTTTCTGCTTTAGCTTGCCTTCAGGCTTTTACCTTAACCGCTATATCGTTTTCCAGCATTCCGGCTTAAAACGGCATACACAACTGGTGAGGTATATCATCGTTGTGCTGATATGCGTTGTGTTTAACTATTTGTTTTTAAAGCTTTTTGTAGATTATTTCGGATGGTATGCCACGCCTTCAAAAATACTAACCACCGTTTTGATCACCATCTTCAGCTATACCAGCCAGACTTATTTTTTCTTTAAGTTAAAGCCGCATAACAAAGCTTAA
- a CDS encoding SDR family oxidoreductase, with protein MKNAIITAATKGMGKAIAIAFANEGINLAICSRNSDELAAVKAELTALNPKIKIFTSVTDCSIKEQVKAFALEAEVELGTISIIVNNVGMYTYSSILDDTEDAFTKQVNTNLAPAYELYRYFGKKLMTARSGHIFTICSVASLTPIAEAGTYSVTKYALLGLSKVMRLEMQPYGVKVTAVIPGSTLTASWDGMQVDKDKMVLPEDIASAIVNAYKMSPGANVDEIIIKPAFGQI; from the coding sequence ATGAAAAACGCAATTATCACCGCAGCAACAAAAGGAATGGGAAAAGCAATAGCAATAGCTTTTGCTAATGAAGGCATCAACCTTGCCATCTGCTCCAGGAACAGCGATGAACTCGCGGCCGTTAAAGCCGAATTAACTGCCCTCAACCCTAAAATAAAAATATTTACTTCGGTAACCGATTGCAGCATAAAAGAACAGGTGAAAGCATTTGCGCTTGAAGCAGAAGTTGAGTTGGGCACCATAAGTATTATAGTAAACAATGTTGGAATGTATACTTACTCCAGCATACTGGATGATACGGAAGACGCTTTTACCAAACAGGTAAATACCAACCTGGCGCCGGCTTATGAGCTTTACCGCTATTTCGGTAAAAAACTTATGACGGCACGCAGCGGGCATATCTTCACCATCTGTTCGGTAGCGTCACTAACCCCTATTGCTGAGGCTGGTACCTACAGTGTAACAAAATACGCGCTGCTCGGTCTCAGCAAAGTAATGCGTTTGGAGATGCAGCCATATGGTGTAAAGGTTACCGCAGTTATCCCGGGCTCAACACTTACCGCATCATGGGATGGTATGCAGGTAGATAAAGATAAAATGGTACTGCCAGAAGATATCGCCTCGGCTATTGTTAATGCTTATAAAATGAGTCCTGGCGCCAATGTAGATGAAATAATAATTAAACCGGCCTTTGGCCAAATATAA
- a CDS encoding GLPGLI family protein, which produces MKRYLTICALLAATLQVARAQKPDTAAYMVHYKFSHLRDTTNRANPYTENMALFLGKSSSVYKSYDKQLQDALFKKQVKEAMANSPDGNIKINRQNTGSPLQYFQFPAQQKLYRKESLVINSYLIEDALPVIDWKISSDTASFGGMHCQKATAHFKGRDYTAWFCAEMPFHAGPWKLNGLPGVILEAYDAKKEVVFKFGGIEKVAPPQPFVVASDAQPGDGHRMIMIGGDDADTDPAIIQLPTRSINTTDKEFTKLQDAMRKDPDAFVQAMMASSGMNGPGNGPRPQIKIKIGPQPVINNPVELSEK; this is translated from the coding sequence ATGAAAAGATATCTTACAATATGCGCGTTATTGGCAGCAACATTACAGGTTGCCAGGGCGCAAAAGCCCGACACCGCCGCGTACATGGTCCACTACAAGTTTTCGCATTTAAGGGATACCACTAACCGGGCAAATCCGTATACCGAAAACATGGCGCTGTTCCTGGGCAAAAGTTCCAGTGTGTACAAAAGTTATGATAAACAGCTGCAGGATGCCCTGTTCAAAAAACAGGTGAAAGAAGCAATGGCTAACTCGCCCGATGGCAACATTAAAATAAACAGGCAAAACACAGGTTCGCCTCTTCAATATTTTCAATTCCCGGCGCAGCAAAAATTGTATAGAAAGGAGTCGCTCGTCATCAACAGTTACCTGATTGAAGACGCCTTACCTGTTATCGACTGGAAAATAAGCAGCGATACCGCCAGCTTTGGCGGCATGCATTGCCAGAAAGCGACTGCGCATTTTAAGGGCAGGGATTACACCGCATGGTTTTGCGCGGAGATGCCTTTTCATGCCGGGCCATGGAAGTTGAATGGCCTGCCCGGCGTGATCCTGGAGGCATACGACGCCAAAAAAGAAGTGGTTTTTAAGTTTGGCGGCATCGAGAAAGTAGCTCCGCCCCAACCTTTTGTAGTTGCCAGTGATGCGCAGCCCGGCGATGGGCATAGAATGATCATGATAGGAGGAGATGATGCTGACACTGATCCGGCTATTATCCAACTTCCTACGCGTTCTATCAATACCACGGATAAAGAATTTACCAAATTGCAGGATGCCATGCGCAAGGATCCGGATGCTTTTGTACAGGCAATGATGGCATCCTCTGGTATGAATGGGCCGGGAAACGGGCCCAGGCCGCAAATCAAGATCAAGATAGGGCCGCAGCCGGTGATCAATAACCCGGTTGAACTGAGCGAAAAGTAA
- a CDS encoding MlaE family ABC transporter permease — protein MFHSLGRYILLLRLSFRKPEKFSVYWDEIMREMVSIGIGSLGIIAIISVFIGAVAAIQVAFQLLSPYISKSVVGSISRDSTILEFSPTISALVLAGRVGSSIASQIGTMRVTEQIDALEIMGVNAPGYLIAPKIIAGLTMIPLLTITSVILGLSGGYIACAASRDIATADYVLGLQNGFNPVIVTVCAVKSIAFGFIITSVCSYFGFYTSGGSLEVGQSATKGVVFSCIWILFADLVISSLLL, from the coding sequence ATGTTTCATAGTTTAGGACGATACATACTTTTACTTCGTTTAAGTTTCCGCAAACCCGAAAAGTTCAGTGTTTACTGGGACGAGATCATGCGCGAAATGGTATCCATAGGCATAGGTTCTTTAGGGATCATTGCTATTATCTCGGTTTTTATCGGCGCGGTTGCCGCTATCCAGGTAGCTTTCCAGTTATTAAGCCCTTATATTTCAAAATCGGTGGTGGGCAGTATTTCGCGCGATTCAACCATTCTTGAATTTAGCCCAACTATCTCGGCCCTCGTACTCGCCGGGCGGGTGGGCTCCAGTATTGCTTCCCAAATTGGCACCATGCGGGTAACAGAACAAATTGATGCTTTAGAAATAATGGGCGTAAATGCCCCCGGCTACCTGATAGCACCGAAGATTATTGCGGGTTTAACAATGATCCCGCTGTTAACCATTACTTCGGTAATCCTTGGTTTGTCTGGCGGCTATATTGCTTGCGCAGCATCGCGTGATATTGCCACGGCTGATTATGTTTTGGGTTTACAAAATGGGTTTAACCCCGTAATTGTTACGGTATGTGCCGTAAAATCTATAGCATTTGGCTTTATTATAACCTCGGTTTGTTCGTATTTTGGGTTTTATACATCAGGCGGATCGCTTGAAGTTGGCCAATCGGCTACAAAAGGTGTTGTTTTCAGTTGTATCTGGATCTTGTTTGCTGACCTCGTTATTTCAAGCCTCCTGTTATGA
- a CDS encoding PspC domain-containing protein: protein MNKKLYRDEYHKVIGGVCAGLAEYFEMDPTIVRLIFAFAFFAGGVGFIPYIVLWIVLPKKGYPYNGFGSQGVDYTVPPQQPGSTFTPPYEQSNPFAGSQYKTDPVTNMPPKQRSNAGIIVGVVLIMIGAGILIDNYDLIPDFDFERLWPVVFVVIGLALIASGQTRQVWGNTAEEQPAKKDPDNTNDIPPATENTAAAE, encoded by the coding sequence ATGAACAAAAAACTATATCGCGACGAATACCACAAGGTAATAGGTGGCGTTTGCGCAGGACTGGCAGAGTACTTCGAAATGGATCCTACCATTGTCCGCCTGATTTTTGCGTTCGCCTTTTTTGCGGGCGGCGTAGGCTTTATCCCTTACATTGTACTGTGGATAGTGCTTCCAAAAAAAGGATATCCGTATAACGGATTTGGCAGCCAGGGTGTTGATTATACCGTTCCGCCACAACAGCCCGGCTCAACTTTTACCCCGCCGTATGAGCAAAGCAACCCTTTTGCCGGCAGCCAGTATAAAACCGACCCGGTGACCAATATGCCGCCAAAACAAAGGTCAAACGCGGGCATTATTGTAGGGGTAGTGCTTATTATGATAGGGGCCGGTATTTTGATTGACAATTACGACCTGATACCCGATTTTGATTTTGAAAGATTATGGCCCGTTGTATTTGTTGTAATAGGCCTGGCGCTGATTGCAAGCGGTCAAACCCGGCAAGTGTGGGGAAATACTGCAGAGGAACAGCCCGCCAAAAAAGACCCGGATAATACTAACGACATTCCGCCCGCAACTGAAAATACTGCAGCTGCTGAATAA
- a CDS encoding LytR/AlgR family response regulator transcription factor yields MITSIAIDDEPKALEVIERYCRKTSLVTLRATFREPVKAIEFLNREKVDVIFLDINMPDISGIQLVQTLSSRPMIIFTTAYSHYAVESYDLNAVDYLLKPITFERFLAAVNKAETFLAMKNKASFKSEVPETIFIKSGSQTHHLKISEILYLQKDGNYITIVLKDKKILIRENMTDIFDIVPQDEFVRVHKSFVVAIRHIAMIEVHQLMINNEKIPIGSTYREPLRMRLGLE; encoded by the coding sequence ATGATAACCTCTATAGCCATTGATGATGAGCCGAAGGCGCTTGAAGTGATTGAACGTTATTGCCGCAAAACCAGCCTGGTTACCTTGCGGGCCACTTTTCGCGAGCCGGTTAAGGCCATTGAATTCCTGAACCGGGAAAAAGTGGACGTTATATTCCTGGACATTAATATGCCGGACATCAGCGGGATACAGCTGGTACAAACCCTGTCGAGCCGGCCGATGATCATTTTTACAACCGCTTACAGCCACTACGCTGTAGAAAGTTACGATTTGAATGCCGTCGACTACTTGCTGAAACCTATCACTTTCGAACGCTTTTTAGCAGCAGTAAACAAAGCTGAGACCTTTTTGGCGATGAAAAATAAGGCAAGCTTTAAAAGTGAGGTACCGGAAACGATTTTTATAAAAAGCGGCTCGCAAACGCATCACCTTAAAATAAGCGAGATCCTTTATTTACAGAAGGACGGCAATTATATCACCATCGTTTTAAAGGATAAAAAGATCCTTATCCGCGAAAACATGACCGATATTTTTGACATTGTCCCGCAAGACGAGTTTGTTAGGGTGCATAAATCATTTGTGGTAGCCATCAGGCATATTGCCATGATAGAAGTTCACCAGTTGATGATCAATAATGAAAAGATTCCGATTGGGAGTACCTACCGGGAGCCGTTAAGGATGAGATTGGGGTTGGAATGA
- a CDS encoding LiaI-LiaF-like domain-containing protein: protein MKNDKLIPGVILVLIGAAILLANYGYLHFHWWNIFRLWPIFLVIGGINLLFAHNKSPWASVLKISVVVFGFGLVLFGNFGDRYSFWPGSHINWNNNDDNDDNNSDDNNDDNDKGDVKPAVNGVFNEPYNARIKVARLNVSGGATSYYLSGTTDQLFSAATRDNSNRYILTSSKDEDSVYVVNFHMKDRNGANFDSDKSRADFSLNTNPIWEIHADAAAAKLDFDLSKFKVKELKLNGAAGSFTVKLGDPLESTNVEVSNAASDVRILIPQNAACEIETDTGLSGNDFEGFNDVGDSRHETTGFAAAKNKIHIHIKGIVSGFKVNKY, encoded by the coding sequence ATGAAGAACGATAAACTGATCCCGGGTGTAATCCTGGTGCTTATAGGGGCAGCCATCCTGCTGGCCAATTACGGTTACCTGCACTTTCATTGGTGGAATATCTTCCGCCTGTGGCCAATATTCCTGGTTATCGGGGGTATAAACCTCCTGTTCGCACATAACAAATCGCCCTGGGCATCCGTCCTGAAAATTTCGGTGGTGGTGTTTGGCTTCGGGCTGGTATTGTTCGGCAACTTTGGCGACCGCTATAGTTTTTGGCCTGGCAGTCATATCAACTGGAACAATAACGACGACAACGATGACAACAACTCAGATGATAATAACGACGATAACGACAAAGGTGATGTTAAACCGGCGGTTAACGGGGTATTTAACGAACCTTATAATGCCAGGATTAAAGTTGCCCGTTTGAACGTAAGTGGTGGCGCAACAAGCTATTATTTATCGGGCACTACTGATCAGTTGTTCAGCGCCGCTACCCGCGATAATTCAAACCGTTACATACTTACCAGCTCAAAGGATGAAGACTCTGTTTACGTGGTTAATTTTCATATGAAAGACCGCAATGGCGCTAACTTTGACTCAGATAAAAGCAGGGCCGACTTCAGCTTAAACACCAACCCAATATGGGAGATCCACGCTGACGCCGCAGCTGCCAAACTTGATTTCGACCTTTCAAAATTCAAAGTAAAGGAACTTAAATTAAACGGCGCCGCAGGTTCATTCACTGTTAAATTAGGAGACCCGCTCGAATCGACCAATGTTGAAGTATCAAATGCAGCCTCGGATGTCAGGATCCTGATCCCGCAAAATGCTGCCTGTGAGATTGAAACAGACACAGGCTTATCAGGCAATGATTTTGAAGGCTTTAATGACGTGGGCGACAGCAGGCATGAAACTACCGGGTTTGCTGCTGCAAAAAACAAGATACACATCCATATTAAAGGCATTGTATCAGGCTTTAAAGTAAACAAGTATTAA
- a CDS encoding sensor histidine kinase gives MNSIKKRQLAEIAIHILFWISVFYAVNVATSTAITIRISRNNAIMERKEIVRFLPATYGTLVLLGILFYGNIFWLFKKVLSFRSNLVRFAIALCWFLLIFELDNVAINLLTPRDPVKIGPSPTYRLDATFKSKSVPSGPPAIPKTGHVVPDDGRPHFIMDMVDRSQLILLLLFIGIMGVSIAYFFLKEWAKTDVLRVKLEANQLSTEVKFLRSQINPHFLFNTLNNLFSMAQAKGNDDLADGISKLSGMMRYMIYDSNADRVPLNKEIEYLEDCITLNKLRYADEEAKVTFDYPAQTEGILVAPMLFISFVENAFKHGVIIGQSSEINISIAMVNKQLVFSCQNTIYNVRKMEDGKGGIGLENVKRRLELVYPGKYELYIKNADNRYIVNLGIILE, from the coding sequence ATGAACAGCATAAAAAAGAGACAGTTAGCGGAGATCGCCATCCATATCCTTTTTTGGATCTCGGTTTTCTATGCCGTTAACGTAGCAACCAGCACAGCCATTACCATCAGGATCAGCCGCAATAACGCGATAATGGAGCGAAAGGAAATAGTAAGGTTTTTACCTGCCACCTATGGCACATTAGTGCTGTTGGGCATTTTATTTTATGGTAATATTTTTTGGCTGTTTAAAAAGGTCCTTTCCTTTCGCAGCAACCTTGTGCGTTTCGCCATAGCGTTATGTTGGTTTTTGTTGATTTTTGAGCTCGATAATGTTGCGATTAATTTGCTAACCCCGCGCGACCCTGTCAAAATCGGGCCTTCGCCTACCTACCGATTGGATGCTACTTTCAAGTCAAAAAGTGTTCCGTCCGGCCCGCCGGCAATACCAAAAACCGGGCATGTTGTTCCGGATGACGGGCGTCCCCATTTCATCATGGATATGGTTGACCGGTCGCAACTGATCTTATTGCTGCTATTTATAGGTATTATGGGTGTCTCCATTGCTTATTTCTTTTTAAAGGAATGGGCAAAAACCGATGTATTGCGTGTTAAACTGGAGGCTAACCAGTTGAGTACAGAAGTCAAGTTCCTGCGCTCGCAGATCAACCCGCACTTTCTGTTCAATACACTCAATAACTTGTTTTCGATGGCGCAGGCGAAGGGTAACGATGACCTTGCCGACGGGATCTCGAAACTATCGGGCATGATGCGCTACATGATTTACGACAGTAATGCCGATAGGGTGCCGCTGAATAAAGAGATTGAATACCTGGAAGATTGCATCACGCTAAACAAACTGCGTTACGCTGATGAGGAGGCAAAGGTGACGTTTGATTACCCGGCACAAACTGAGGGTATTTTGGTTGCCCCCATGCTTTTTATCTCCTTTGTGGAAAATGCCTTTAAACATGGGGTGATCATTGGTCAATCGTCCGAAATTAATATTTCCATTGCAATGGTTAACAAACAATTAGTGTTTAGCTGCCAGAATACGATTTATAATGTCAGGAAAATGGAAGACGGGAAAGGCGGGATCGGCCTTGAAAATGTAAAAAGAAGATTGGAGTTAGTTTATCCCGGAAAGTACGAATTGTACATAAAAAACGCTGACAATAGGTATATTGTCAATCTTGGAATTATTTTAGAATGA
- a CDS encoding class I SAM-dependent methyltransferase, whose protein sequence is MIQLLTPTYWKDYELIDCGDFEKLERFGNVILIRPEPQAVWSKALSNAEWQKLHHIKFKGRSATSGEWIKKNPAMPDRWHIEYKNPEASIKFRLALTSFKHLGIFPEQAVNWDYITQNIKKFKTPEPKVLNLFAYTGGASLIAQAAGADTTHVDSIKQVVTWANENQEISGLTNIRWVVEDALKFVKRELKRGKKYNGIILDPPAYGHGPNGEKWKLEDNINEMMGDVMQLLDPDEHFLILNTYSLGFSSVIIENLIKSAYPQVQNLETGELYLQATSGPKLPLGVFGKFFKY, encoded by the coding sequence ATGATCCAACTTCTCACCCCCACTTACTGGAAAGATTACGAGCTGATTGATTGCGGCGATTTTGAAAAGCTGGAACGTTTTGGTAATGTAATATTGATCAGGCCAGAGCCGCAGGCGGTATGGAGTAAGGCATTAAGCAATGCCGAATGGCAAAAGCTGCACCATATTAAGTTTAAGGGTCGCTCGGCAACATCAGGCGAATGGATAAAAAAGAACCCCGCCATGCCCGACCGCTGGCATATTGAATATAAAAACCCCGAAGCAAGCATCAAATTCAGGCTGGCCTTAACGTCTTTCAAGCACCTGGGCATTTTTCCGGAGCAGGCAGTAAACTGGGATTATATCACGCAAAATATAAAAAAATTTAAAACCCCTGAGCCGAAAGTGCTTAACCTTTTTGCATACACCGGGGGCGCCTCCTTAATTGCACAAGCCGCCGGGGCTGATACTACCCACGTGGATTCTATTAAACAGGTGGTTACCTGGGCCAATGAAAACCAGGAGATTTCAGGCCTGACCAATATTCGCTGGGTGGTGGAAGATGCGCTTAAATTTGTTAAGCGCGAATTGAAAAGGGGAAAAAAATATAATGGGATCATCCTTGATCCACCAGCTTATGGCCACGGACCCAACGGCGAGAAATGGAAGCTGGAAGATAATATCAATGAAATGATGGGTGATGTGATGCAATTGCTTGATCCGGATGAGCACTTCCTGATCCTGAATACATATTCGCTTGGCTTTTCCTCTGTAATAATTGAAAACCTGATCAAAAGCGCGTATCCGCAGGTGCAAAACCTTGAAACCGGCGAACTATATCTGCAGGCCACATCGGGACCTAAATTGCCTTTAGGGGTTTTTGGGAAGTTTTTTAAGTATTGA
- a CDS encoding GLPGLI family protein: MKKQLLMAVILPGTFFTACAQKADTARVLVHYKFTHVRDTTDRAHPYTENMVLYAGKIAGAYRSYDGIVYKAQFKKAFAEAAAASPDGNVRINRRGVGTPVEYYQYPNEQKLYTKDQLFNSYLIDGPMPAIDWKISSDTATFGGLHCQKASCHFKGRDYTAWFCPDLPVHIGPWKLNGLPGVIVDAHDAKNEVVFKFDGVEKAVPAPAKTEPAPADQPPILRDLDDDMNLIGMPPRTIKTTQKEFDKLKATMEKDPEAFAQAVNAGNNASARGGGEKMDNIRVMKGPGPRGPVINNPIELPEKK, translated from the coding sequence ATGAAGAAGCAATTATTGATGGCAGTCATCTTACCGGGCACATTTTTTACCGCTTGCGCCCAAAAAGCAGACACGGCGCGTGTGCTGGTACATTACAAGTTTACCCATGTGAGAGACACCACGGACAGGGCGCATCCGTACACGGAAAACATGGTGTTGTATGCAGGCAAAATTGCTGGTGCGTACAGGAGTTACGACGGGATAGTATACAAAGCGCAATTTAAGAAAGCGTTTGCCGAAGCAGCAGCAGCAAGCCCGGATGGAAATGTGAGGATAAACAGAAGGGGCGTAGGTACACCGGTAGAATATTACCAGTACCCGAACGAACAAAAATTATACACGAAAGATCAGCTGTTCAACAGCTACCTGATCGACGGCCCGATGCCGGCTATCGATTGGAAAATCAGTAGTGACACGGCAACATTCGGCGGCTTGCATTGCCAGAAAGCCAGCTGCCATTTTAAAGGCCGGGATTATACCGCATGGTTTTGCCCCGACCTGCCGGTGCATATTGGCCCCTGGAAATTAAACGGGCTACCCGGTGTGATCGTAGATGCCCATGATGCAAAAAACGAAGTGGTATTTAAATTCGACGGGGTAGAAAAAGCAGTCCCTGCGCCAGCAAAAACCGAGCCTGCCCCTGCTGATCAGCCCCCGATATTGCGTGATTTGGATGATGACATGAATTTGATAGGGATGCCGCCCCGTACCATAAAAACCACACAAAAAGAATTTGATAAATTGAAGGCGACTATGGAGAAAGACCCCGAAGCATTTGCACAAGCCGTTAATGCCGGCAATAACGCGAGTGCCCGGGGTGGCGGGGAAAAAATGGATAATATCAGGGTAATGAAAGGCCCTGGCCCCCGTGGCCCCGTAATTAACAACCCGATAGAATTACCTGAAAAGAAATAA